In Anolis carolinensis isolate JA03-04 chromosome 4, rAnoCar3.1.pri, whole genome shotgun sequence, the genomic window TATATAGATGAAACATTGTATGTTTAAAGTTGCTTTTTGATCTCCAAAATATGTCATGGTGTACATACATGCAAGTACAGCTAGTCACTCTGGGTCTcagagctgagagtaaagtaggGAATAACTAAATATAGCagtaacaataatacagtagagtctcacttatccaacataaacgggccggcagaatgttggataagtgaatatgttggataattaggagagattaagaaaaagcctattaaacatcaaaataggttatgattttacaaattaagtaccaaaacatcatgttatacaacaaatttgacaggaaaagtagttcattacacattaatgctatgtagtaattactgtatttacgaatttaacaccaaaatattatgatatattgaaaacattgactacaaaaatgtgttggataatccagaacgttggataagtgagtgttggataagtgagactctactgtacatgtattccaGAAATCCCATACACTTATGGTCCCAAGCATTTGCTACACAACTAAACCTGTATCACCCAGTGTTATCCATCCCTTCTTTAGTTAGATTTATATTTCTCCTGATGAGATCAAGACAACAAACCTAATAATAAAACCTATATTTTTAAGGAAGCCTTTGACTGAACTCAGGACTTACAAAGTTGAGGAAGAAcctggactgtatgatgtatttatgggtggttttaaagttttaatgttttattatagttGAACGTATGTTTTAGGACATGTGACAGCAACTACTAAtacttggttttaaatgttttagctTTTGTTATGCATGTTTTTATCGGCtgtgagccaccttgggtccTTAAGTGGGGAAAGGCGCAATATaaatttcttaaataaataatacaaaataactttattttcacAATGCCCTTTTAGGTTGGTTAGGCTGAGAGAGACTGACCCATGGCTGCCTACCTACAGACTgaatatcccttatttgaaatgcttgagaTCAGAATTGTTTGGGATtgtgaatgttttaaattttgtaatatgtgcatatattaaatatataatctTGGAGGTGTGGACCAAATAGGAACACAGAATTGATACACAGTGAACccacagaaagcaaaggtattacTACCTCAGCCACGTCTGTGGATGATTTTGGAGCAGTTTGgagttccagataagggatgttccaCCTGTACCTCTAGCAACAGAGCTGAACTGACTTTCACACCTTTTTTGCCATAGGAGCCTCAGAATCTGTGCCTCACCCTACTTCCTTGTGTGCCCTACACAGGGCAATAAAACCTTAGTTTGGGCTGCTTGGACTTTGCAGGTTTGTTTGCTTCTGCCCTGCCCCTTTAATGTATCGGACTAACTGCAAGCAGAATTTAATCCATcacttagtttttaaaaattatatattagAAATCCATTCCATGAAAAGGTTAAATAGTGCAtactcagtacagtagagtctcacttatctaacataaacgggccagcagaacgttggataagcgaatatgttggataacaagcagagattaaggagaagcctattaaacaccaaattaagttatgattttacaaattaagcaccaaaacatcatgttaaacaacaaatttgacagaaaaagtagttcaatatgcagtaatactatgtagtaattactgtgtttatgaatttatcaccaaaatatcacgatatattgaaaacattgactataaaaatgcgttagataatccagaatgttgaataagtgagtgttggataagtgagactctactgtaccactttttATTTCAATGAATCCCGAATGTTCTCTGTGTTTGAAATCTTTTAAGTTGTTTAAATACGAACACATATAGACTTAATACAGCTTTATATCCAAAGAGTTCTTAATGCTCTTTATGTTGTCTAGTTACCAAGTAGTAGAAGAAAGGAATAGCAACAGTCTTCAGAACAATTTCTTTTAGCTGCAGATTGTTTTGATATGAAGAATTCCTGATGAGTTCATAATTGTTAACTACTGCAAGAGGTAATTTCTGCAGGACAGTTCCTGTTGGTTTACTTTTTCTGTTCAGGCATGTAGCCTTCATTGGCTTTTGAGGTCAAGCAAAATTTGCATGGAAGCATGTTAATAACAAGTATAATGTCAGGAGTGTGTAAGGGGATGGATATCTAACTTAACATGATATGTTTAAGAAATGTGGCTGGGTTCCTCAAGAAAGGCTCAGAAAGAAAAAGTTATTTCCAAGAAAGCTACAGgatcagtattatttattattattgattatcaTGGGGAAGACAAGGTTTATCTCAGGCTGTGTTATGGCCAGTGGACCTAATGCGTATTTACATTTGTGTTAGTTAAGTTCCATTGAGTTAACTGAAACTTAATGTGGGAGCCTGACATGAATAATTTTGTTTGCTGAATTTCGTTGGCGGTTGTATCTATTCATCCTTTTAATTCCGAGAAATATTTCATTTCATCGAAAACGTTCATGCCAAGTTTGCTCATAttctgaggtttttaaacaggctaTATCGGCtgttttgggcctccaactcccaggattcctaacGATCGAACAAGCTGGCTacggcttctgggaattggaggccaaaacagctggagggctggagtttgaggatgcctgggctAGATGGTCATCCACTGGGAGttctttgattatgtatttttgcatggcagaatggggttggtctCAATGACCCTTGTCATCTTTTCCAATTCTAACTGTTAAGTTAGGGACATTGTAGGTTTATCTCCTGTTACATAGTCCTGTCCTTCAGTTATTTGTAATGTGGTTGACACCACATACTGTGAGAGTGGACTTCCCAGGTTTATTATGCATTATGAGGTTTCTGATCTACCACCAGTTAAAGTCACTGGAGAACCTGTGTTATATTCCATAACCCATGTTCACTTTCATAAAGGTTTTTTGTATTTTCACCTTTCATAGTAAAACATCCATTCCCACAATTCCCATTTTTCTaaccactttttttttaaaaaaatcaacaatttGACTTTATATGATCACAGGTTAAATCTTCTGAAGACAAAATATCAAGAACCTAGATGTGCAAGAAGATTCCGGATGTATTCATAGTAATTTGCTTAATTAGTGTGTACCAATAGGTAGAGAATGAGGCGTGAACCAGAAAGGCAGATCTTACCTTTTGCCATAGTCTCAATAAGTGTCCTTAGAAAGGCTCAATTATTTCCTCTTGGGAGGTGTGGTTggccattttgtttgtttttgccctGTCCTAGGTTTGTAGGAGCCTTTGCACAAAAGTGGATGTGAGCAGATGGTTACTGGTTTGAGGGAGGGTTCCCCTCCTAAAAAAGGGCATTTATGCTTCCTCCAACACACTGAAATTGATGACATTATTTGGACCTGTAATGCTGGTGTCAGAATGAGACTGGGCACAATGCTTTCCTCTTGGACTGCCATAGTACCTGTTTCTCAGTTCCATGATCAGTAGCTGCTAGCTACATCTTTTAGGTTGTAGTGCAGTATAAGTAAAGCATTGTAGACCTACCAGGTTAAAGCCTGTGACATTAATGTGTTCTTGTTCAGGATGGGCAGTTAGTAGGTTGTGCAGTAGTATCTGGAAGGTGAATGAATTGTACAAAATAAATGTAAGTTGAAAGTGGAATGGCAGTAATTGAAATGCAAGTGGAATTTCAGTTGGACCTTCTATTTATGAGCCTGGCACTTATTTCCTGGCACATTTTTTAAACCTATCTACAGAAGGATAATATTTAAATGGCATGCTTTGGATTGCTCTGTCTCCTGTTGTAAAGCAGATTATTCTATATCTGAAATGCATTTAACTGATAGCCATCTAacttttctaaataaataaataaacaaactttattttttatcctgccccatctccctggagggacttagGGTGACCTACAAGACAACAACAGTGCAAAATGAAACACTATAGAGTATACAACAGAAATTAGCCtaaatcaataaaaaataaacaccaGGTGAAATAGGAATGAACAACATATGGAGATTAACATAAAACACCTCAActcaaaataaaataagcaataaaacaCAAACAATAAACTATAGATCGGATTAAAATATCAGCATCAGGGTCCTCAAATTTTAGATGTTACATCAACCATTGTCAAAGGCCTGTATCAGATGGCTTTTAGGTTTTATCAGTTTTGTAGTTTAAACATTTTCAGAGCCATGAGAATATAGTACGAGCATGGTAGTAAAATTGTGTATGCTACAAGAATACTACTTTCTAAGACAGTGTGTGAAGATGATAATACTAGGGCACAAATATGCTAAAAGTCCTTGCTAATAGCTTGAGAAATGTTGCGTGTCAACTTTGAATCTTAGTTAATATTTCCTCAGTCATATTGGGAAGAATGCAAGTCCATCTGTTCACTGTCCTTGGTGTTTTTACtaaatgataaaaaaaactaTCAGAAATAGTAATACAGTATTTTTAACTGGTTATTCCAAAAAAGTCGTTTCTAAGTGTGTCCTTTTTTTCCTTACTAGTGAGGGACAAGAATGAGTTATGCGGAAAAACCCGATGAAATCACAAAAGACGAGTGGATGGAAAAACTCAATAATTTACACATCCAGAGAGCTGACATGAATCGCTTGATCATGAACTATCTTGTTACAGGTAATCAGCcatgaattaaaataatttatcACTACAATCAGTGATCTGACGTCAGCACACCAAACCTTCACCTCTTAATACCTCTGTTTTAGTTCTGTACATAGCAAaagtatgttaataataataacatttactATAGTAAGATGGTAACAAAGGTAATTTAATTACCACCATGTTAATCATCAGGATACTTGGATTGACAAAACATTAAATGTACTTACTTGATTAATTTGGTGATTTTCTCCTTGAACTATTTTCAGTTGAAAAACTTGAGTAGCAGGACCATCTAAGGCAGGACCTGGGCAAAATATAGCCTGCATGACATGCAGTTTCTGGACCCCTTTGTAGACCTTGAAGTGCTCCACCAGTCCCCCAAAGTCCCCTGGAGTTTTAAGTGTTGGTGTGATTTTTAGCCAAAAATTACACCCAAAGCCTTCTcaaatatatgcatatatttaaaaagcatgtgtatatacacacacacacacacaaagcacctCTCCACAATCTCTCTCTTAAATACCTTGTTTTACCTCTGTTTCACCTTCAAACTGGTGAGAAAAAATGATATGGACTTTTTTTGAATTTGTGGTAAAACAAGGTATTTTTGCTACACTTGGAGGATTTAGGATTTGCCCTCAGCTTCACACAGTTTCCCACAGTTGTCTGGAGGATGGTAAGTAGATACTTCAGAAGCCCTTCCCCATGGCCAGGAGCTATAAGTTGTTTTTGCCCAGCTAAAGATGTGCTGCCTCCCTCAGACTGCTGCATCTGGGTCAGAACGGATTCTTTAAAGAACTGCAGTTATAGCAGCGGCTCTAGAGAAAAATGTGTGGGTACACATTTTTCCAGACCCAAGGCCCTCAAGGGGCCACACCTGTccctccattaaaaaaaaaccacatttttGCCCAAAATATATTGTATCAGGGAGGGGCAGTGTACACGTTAAAATGTCTTGATATATTCAATTTTGTTTTTTCCCATCTGGAATTTCAGAAGGTTTTAAAGAAGCAGCAGAGAAGTTTCGAATGGAATCTGGAATCGAGCCCAGCGTTGATTTAGAAACCTTGGATGAAAGAATAAAAATCCGAGAGATGATTCTCAAAGGCCAGATTCAGGAAGCTATTGCGTTAATCAATAGTCTTCACCCAGAATTGTTGGACACAAACCGGTATCTTTACTTCCATTTACAGGTAAGATTTGTATTTAAATAAGCAGTGATTGCTTTTGGAACAAATTAGAATTTATAATATATTTGTATTAGAAGGCATTACTTTTTTGTCACTCAGTATACTTGTAATACTGCTTGGCCTCATATTGACTTAACTAACAGTGTGTCCCTTTTCTTGCTGGCATTACATTTAGACATTAGAGTAAATTTTactatttcatttttttgcaaaaaagtTCTCATCCTGTTCCTACATGAAACCTTTAGGTATTTTGAAAGCAATGAATACTAAATGTAGTTGTAGGTGTTTCTCCAACTATTTACTTGAGTATTCCAGTTTTTAAAATTTGCTTTCTAGAATAGGAATAATGAGTGAGCCTTAAAATCAGGGgtccggatgtggcccatcgaagccatttatccggcccccatggcacaagggcagaagggggttacactaaatgacccaagggatctcttcttctcttacaaccattattattattattattattattattattattattattattattattattattagaaatacaataagatgagtccacagcagacactctgctggctgttgtattggatcacacgtcagacacttcctaagtgtctaggactgtgtgaggtatcagcgaataatgtgcacaggtcccagtaaggtggccttctgcagctggcaggtggtgattttgtcagcgccgattgtgtttaagtgcaggccaaggtctttaggcactgcacccagtgtgccgatcaccactgggacaaccttgactggcttgtgccagagtctttgtaattcgatctttaaatcctcatatcgtgtcagcttttccagttgtttttcctcaatcctgccgccacctgggattgcaacatcgacaatccatactttgttttttaacacgattgtgaggtcaggagtattgtgttccaaaaccctgttttttattattattattattattattattattattattattattattattattaacaatgaagctgggtggccatctgttagaggtgctgtgcttgtgctttcggtgcacaaaggcagaaagggattggactcaatggcccaaagggtctctgccaatcctctttattattattattatttattgctcggtggccaactatagtccggccctccaatggtccgaaggattgtgaactggccccccgttaaaaaagtttggggacccctgcttaaaATGACATATTCATAGAATTGGTGATCTCAGGTTACTTGCCCAAACCTTTTTTGAAGGTTTCTGGCTCCAAAATCAATGAAACAGTTTTGTTTGATTTTGCATCCTGGAACTCTGATGAGTTTAATAGGGGAtttttggaggttttaaaacagcaTGAACTTAAAATGTGTGACAGAAACTTTGCACTGTGCAATATTGCTTGCTGTTGTCTAATTGTTTATTTACATGATTGTGTTTCCCCTGTGCAGCAACAACATTTAATTGAATTGATTCGGCAGCGTGAAACAGAAGCTGCACTGGAATTTGCTCAGACACAGCTGGCAGAACAAGGAGAGGAAAGCCGGGAATGCCTGACGGAAATGGAGCGCACTCTTGCACTCCTTGCTTTTGATAACCCTGAGGAATCACCTTTTGGCGATCTGCTCAACATGATGCAGAGACAGAAAGTAATAGTCTTATTTGTTGTgggttaggctggatctacacagctatataatccagttcaaagcagatcatcttggGGTCAGAAactggcagtgaagaaggggccttagagttaTATGGCATGGTTCTTACAAAGACACCATGGGATTTGTCTTTGCagtattttaaagaaaagaactTAATTTTCTTCTTGTAAATTTAGTCTTTTTAATACATTCCATACTAAATTTAGTTTTAGTTTTCCTTTTGAATGTTTGGTTTGATGACTGATGTGGAAAATATTCCTTACTGCTTTTTTGCTATTCTAGAACGTATATGTTATTTGTCACTTTTTGTCATCTTAAAAAGGTACATATATTAAAGTTGTGATGATACTGACATTCATATTAGACATTTACTCATTTTAATCAATTTACAAACCTTATCTGTCCAGGCAGTGTCACCTTAAAATACAGctatgaaagaagtgtccatctTTAGTCACGAAATGCATGCTTGATTCGAAGCTTCATCTTATTCAAAAGAAACTAATGtatgagattttaaaaattgtaggCGGGGATTGctgtccctccagatgttggtaTACAAGCCCGCTAAGCAGTGTACCCCACCTCAGGCTGCAAGGAGAGACAggcaataatttatttttgttgttatactATCAGAGGAACACTAGGAATTGCATTTTTTAACACATGGAATACCCTACATTTCCCACTCCTGTCTTAGGAGAAAGAAGGCTGGAGTCTTGGAAATGACCATTTAGTGCTCCTGCATGACCAAAGGCTACTTATTCATTTGTTACAAAATGCATTGCAGCATTCAATAGCTTTGCAACAATATTTTTGATTCTATTTTGACAAAGCAAGATTCAGTGACTCAGGATCATGATTGAGGGGAATTTTGTTCTTTTGATCAAAACGTATCATTCCTTGTGTGGTTTTGTCTCTCTGAATTAATTGTTTACTTCTCTCTTTCTTTAGGTATGGAGTGAAGTTAATCAAGCTGTTTTAGACTATGAAAACCGCGAGTCGACGCCCAAGCTGGCTAAATTACTGAAATTACTACTGTGGGCTCAGAATGAGCTAGACCAGAAGAAAGTAAAATACCCAAAAATGACAGACCTCAGCAAGGGGACAATTGAGGAACCCAAGTAAAATGTGCAGGTGGACACTAGACCTCAGAACTGCACAGTTGTACACAATTTTAATCAGTCTGTGACTGAAATATTTTTACTACAGTTCAGGACTTTGCAATTTGgttgtgttcttttttcttttttccttggcAAGCATACTTAAAGGGAGGTGTGTCCCTTTTTAAATGCAGCAAATTAGCATTGTAAAGCATTATATCACTTTGACCATCTGACTTAGGCTATGCACTGTCATACATTTTagcaaaaacaaactttttttaaaatactgtgctGCAGGTTAATAATGTCTGGCTGCCGAAACACAGTTTGGTGGTCAGTGAAGTAATGTTGATGCTCTTGGCAACTCTCCAGTTAAACTTAACCTGTTTCTCACTTGAACATTGACGATTTTCTGTGTTAATTTATAGCCAAACATGCATTCCCTATTTATAAACTAGCAATTGGTTAAAGTGATCATTTTGTAAACCTCATGGCAATGTTGTTTTTCTGCATAGTATATAGCATAGAAAGCTTGTAAGCTGTAATTGAAGATATTTTCCCCTGCTTTTCACACCTTGGTATCTTATTTATATGGGGCTGAATGTTATATTTATGATGGGTCTAGTTCTCTCACAGATATTGCTGACAATAAAGgcatttccttttctaattttccAGAGTGACCAAAATAGTTGAAACAAGACATTATTAAATCACTTTGTAGTTAGGTTCTCTTTTATCTGGGTTTTATTCTTGTCCCGTTTTTGAATGCCAGTTGCAGTAAATGCACTGTTTGAAGTGACAGCTACAGCCTTAACCCCAATACTCTGTTGGTGGGTGATACAAAAGACATAAACAGTGTTGTTGCAGGTTAGGGATATCTCTCATAGAAGAAAACACTCTGGGCCTATAATTTACGATGGGGACATGTTGGCCGTTTCTTACCTTGGATAAATAGGACTGTGGTTTTATAAATCTTCCGTGTTGAATCTCCATATCAATCATGGGGTGTTGTAATTACCGTGATGTGTTAGGGTTTATTTCTACCTGAGTTAAAAGCCCTGTCTTTCCATGAGGTCATGCCTGTTAAATTGCTGCCTTGCTGCCTCCTCCAAGAGTATGGGATGGTCCATAGCGTGTGTGACTGTTTTAACAGCAAGATTCACTTGTCCACTTGATAGTATTAAACACTGCCCATGCTAATTTCAAGATTGTCATGCTAAACACTCATTCAGTTCAAATGTCTGCAGAGTGACTGAGGCAACAGACAGTAGCAAagctatatataatataatagttgCCTGGCAGCTGTGGATGCAAATGGGTATCTCCCTTGCAAATCTTACATTAAAGTACTGCTCTGCTGATTTGGAGAGTCAATAGAATGACCACTTGGACACTTTATTGACAAACCAAGATTGCTGAGCAGTTGACCATTGTTTGACTTCTGGCAAGGTTTGCTCTTGCCTCTTTGATTGATAGTTGGAGTAATTAACTTTGGGCACAGTTCAGCAGTAATGTCTTCCAGGTCAGCCTCATAAAACAAGCAGAAGCTACTTGGGAGCAGTTCCTAATGACTGTGCCCATAGCCATCAATGACTACTGTGAATAGTGACTGCTTGTATGTAGCTTGATTTTCTGAATGAGTCAGGTGGTATAAGATATATTCTCATTTGATAGCTGCCTGAAGGGCTAAATATTCACACTTTTACAGTCTGTTTTCAGATAGAAGCTCTGACCCAACATGGTTTGAATTGATGCAAAAGTGAACACATGAGGTTGATCACTATTTTAGTGTCATGGGTTAGCTTTTAGTTCCTATTTCCAAACAATTCAGCCATATTTAACAGACTAAAAATTATTGTTCCCCTCTCTATTGGAATTTGGTGAtgcatttttttgttttaaaggcaAAGTGAAGCAGTGAAATTGAAATGGGTCTAAGCCTTTTTTCAGATATGACCAGCTTTTCTTCCCATTCTTGACTGCTGAATGCGGTCTGAAACTTGAAAAAGTCTTTCTTCTTCAGCTTTCAAAGTGAAGTTGGTCATTTGTGTaaccaatgtttttttttctgcacCAAAAATACTGCACTGCAGCCCTGTTTAACAAGTTTACTAAGTGTTTGAAGCACTGCTTATTCCATGAATTCATAGATGACTGGAACTTTTTTTAGCTTGCTTAACTCATTAATTTAAGAGCCAAATGTGTGATTTCAATATAAACCTTTAGATTTACTTCATTTGGGTTTGTTAAAACATCACACACACTGAAGCAGCTTTAATCTGTAAAGTTTTTTGGGTGACTTGagagaaaatatttaaaaggGTATGAAAGAAAGCTATGCATTTTACAGAAAGCTCAAGGGTGTAGTCCCAGTGGTACTTTTAGGGATCTTTATATTCACATGTATATAAAATAGTTTgcatatacaaaatataatataatcagtATGAATTATTCTCAGAGAGGGGGGGAGGCTGTGAAACATAACTTATGAAAATATTGTACACAGAAGTACAGCCCTCACGACATAAGTAAATTTGTTATATGCATGAGAAATGTCTTATTGGTGGCTATGGATGAATGGTTGCAATTTTGTTAGCTCCATAATGTTAGATTGCCACTCTTAACTGCTTAGCATTAAATACCACTTTGATCAATATGTTTTATACTTGTTTGGTTTTTTccctaaaaaaaaatcctcttagCAGAAATAATAAATAGGATTTTATCTGTCTCACTCATGCCTCTGCAAAATCTCCCTAAATCCTtctatctgtatatataaaaatgtaatgtttgttttactatggagtaaacagcagaACCATTGAaaccaatcacaccaaatttggccacaaaagacatagtcatccaaaatatgtctttcaatcaaaaaaacctagaaaaatagtccaaattacagaggatgaggaagagcctttctccccctaactgccagttagaaaggtaggctctgctgcttttaggccctgcccccttcataTACTAGCAACTCTCAGCCAAAATGGGGCCCAGGGCACAGTCAGAGTGCGCTTAGActtgatccacactgcctataaaatacagattatctgttttgaactggattatatggcagtgtagacccaaggcccttccacgcatctatattacccatttatagtcttattttatctgctttgaactggattatcttgagtacacactgccatataatccacctcattgtggatttaatacagctgtgtagaaggggcctcgtataatccacttctaagcagataatataagattataaatgtaatatg contains:
- the gid8 gene encoding glucose-induced degradation protein 8 homolog, with translation MSYAEKPDEITKDEWMEKLNNLHIQRADMNRLIMNYLVTEGFKEAAEKFRMESGIEPSVDLETLDERIKIREMILKGQIQEAIALINSLHPELLDTNRYLYFHLQQQHLIELIRQRETEAALEFAQTQLAEQGEESRECLTEMERTLALLAFDNPEESPFGDLLNMMQRQKVWSEVNQAVLDYENRESTPKLAKLLKLLLWAQNELDQKKVKYPKMTDLSKGTIEEPK